In the genome of Neovison vison isolate M4711 chromosome 3, ASM_NN_V1, whole genome shotgun sequence, one region contains:
- the ADORA2A gene encoding adenosine receptor A2a yields the protein MPTMGFWVYITVELAIAVLAILGNVLVCWAVWLNSNLQNVTNYFVVSLAAADIAVGVLAIPFAITISTGFCAACHSCLFFACFVLVLTQSSIFSLLAIAIDRYIAIRIPLRYNGLVTGTRAKGIIAVCWVLSFAIGLTPMLGWNNCGQPKAGQNQSEVCGEGQVTCLFEDVVPMNYMVYYNFFACVLVPLLLMLGVYLRIFLAARRQLKQMESQPLPGERARSTLQKEVHAAKSLAIIVGLFALCWLPLHIINCFTFFCPECSHAPPELMYLTIILSHTNSVVNPFIYAYRIREFRQTFRKIIRSHILRRREPFKAGGPSARALAAHGGDGEQISLRLNGHPPGVWANGSAPQPERRPNGYTLGLVSGGSAHEAHGDMGLPDVELLSHELKGACPESPGLEGPLAQDGAGVS from the exons ATGCCCACCATGGGCTTCTGGGTGTACATCACAGTGGAGCTGGCCATCGCCGTGCTGGCCATCCTGGGCAACGTGCTGGTGTGCTGGGCCGTGTGGCTGAACAGCAACCTGCAGAACGTCACCAACTACTTTGTGGTGTCCCTGGCGGCCGCCGACATTGCTGTGGGAGTCCTCGCCATCCCCTTCGCCATCACCATCAGCACGGGGTTCTGCGCTGCCTGCCACAGCTGCCTCTTCTTCGCCTGCTTTGTCCTGGTCCTCACGCAGAGCTCCATCTTCAGCCTCCTGGCCATCGCCATTGACCGCTACATCGCCATCCGCATCCCACTCCG GTACAATGGCTTGGTGACTGGCACAAGGGCCAAGGGCATCATTGCGGTCTGCTGGGTGCTGTCGTTTGCCATTGGCTTGACTCCCATGCTGGGCTGGAACAACTGTGGTCAGCCAAAGGCGGGCCAGAACCAGTCAGAGGTCTGCGGGGAGGGCCAGGTGACCTGTCTCTTCGAGGACGTGGTACCCATGAACTACATGGTGTACTACAACTTCTTTGCCTGTGTCCTGGTGCCCCTGCTGCTCATGCTGGGCGTGTACCTGCGGATCTTCTTGGCGGCCCGGCGGCAGCTGAAGCAGATGGAGAGCCAGCCTCTGCCGGGGGAGCGGGCTCGGTCCACGTTGCAGAAGGAGGTCCACGCAGCCAAGTCGCTGGCCATCATTGTGGGGCTCTTCGCCCTCTGCTGGCTGCCTTTGCACATCATCAACTGCTTCACCTTCTTCTGCCCCGAGTGCAGCCACGCCCCGCCTGAGCTCATGTACCTGACCATCATCCTCTCCCACACCAACTCTGTCGTCAACCCCTTCATCTATGCCTACCGCATCCGGGAGTTCCGCCAGACCTTCCGCAAGATCATTCGCAGCCACATCCTCAGGCGGCGGGAGCCCTTCAAGGCGGGTGGCCCCAGTGCCCGGGCCTTGGCAGCCCACGGTGGTGACGGAGAGCAGATCAGCCTCCGCCTCAACGGCCATCCTCCCGGGGTGTGGGCCAATGGCAGCGCCCCCCAGCCTGAGCGGCGGCCCAACGGCTACACCCTGGGGCTGGTGAGTGGAGGGAGTGCCCATGAGGCCCATGGGGACATGGGGCTCCCTGATGTGGAGCTCCTCAGCCACGAGCTCAAGGGAGCATGCCCAGAGTCCCCCGGCCTCGAGGGTCCCCTGGCCCAGGATGGAGCGGGCGTGTCCTGA